A single window of Psychrobacter raelei DNA harbors:
- a CDS encoding metallophosphoesterase — MAPLPHSVSPRHTQVADNGRLSEPTDYHPPTEISTDDGTVNILQLTDLHLYFDTPKATHEQDINKDLAHQTITGICQNSSAKRGNPHSADAINHSVTPVIHNYASFEACLTQALSEDVRCDLIVVTGDLVSEIHPQLYQHLYQRLHQSGIPFACIAGNHDVTDEIGKDLPFEQRSFEPHEPDSRLLSRYSMKLNGWEILFINSSVPGQIFGRIGNKNLYWLSQKLANSHHPVIIAMHHHLLPMHSAWIDAHITQDATEFWQTVAPFNALKAVVGGHVHQSSTRSYQGVQLYSTPSTGYQFKPGCDDFTLDDEAKPGYRWLSLKANGTLQSWVVRLEDNAE; from the coding sequence ATGGCGCCATTGCCTCACTCTGTTAGCCCACGTCATACACAAGTCGCTGACAACGGTCGTCTTTCCGAGCCAACCGACTATCATCCGCCCACTGAGATAAGCACAGACGATGGTACGGTCAATATATTACAGTTGACCGATTTACATCTGTATTTTGACACGCCCAAAGCTACCCATGAGCAAGATATCAACAAAGACTTGGCTCATCAGACTATAACCGGTATTTGTCAAAATAGCAGCGCCAAGCGTGGCAACCCCCACAGTGCGGATGCGATTAACCATAGTGTCACACCAGTTATCCATAATTACGCAAGCTTCGAGGCATGTTTGACACAAGCGTTGAGCGAGGATGTGCGCTGTGATTTAATTGTCGTTACCGGAGACTTGGTGAGTGAGATCCATCCGCAGCTCTACCAGCATCTGTATCAAAGACTACACCAAAGTGGCATTCCTTTTGCTTGTATCGCTGGTAATCATGATGTCACCGATGAGATTGGTAAGGATCTGCCTTTTGAGCAGCGCAGCTTTGAGCCGCATGAGCCTGACTCTAGATTACTGTCTCGCTATAGTATGAAGCTTAATGGCTGGGAAATACTTTTTATAAACAGCAGTGTACCGGGGCAAATCTTTGGCCGTATAGGTAACAAAAATCTGTACTGGCTCTCTCAAAAATTAGCAAATAGTCATCATCCTGTCATAATTGCCATGCATCATCACCTGCTTCCAATGCACTCCGCTTGGATAGATGCGCACATTACCCAAGATGCTACTGAGTTTTGGCAAACCGTCGCCCCCTTTAATGCCTTAAAAGCTGTGGTAGGCGGTCATGTGCATCAAAGCTCAACGAGGAGCTACCAAGGCGTGCAGTTATATAGCACGCCCTCAACAGGCTATCAATTTAAGCCTGGCTGTGATGACTTTACTTTGGATGATGAGGCAAAACCCGGCTATCGCTGGCTGAGCTTAAAAGCCAATGGTACCTTGCAAAGCTGGGTAGTTAGGCTTGAAGATAATGCAGAATAA
- the gluQRS gene encoding tRNA glutamyl-Q(34) synthetase GluQRS — protein sequence MPVSILNRPAATFTKPAVGRFAPSPTGALHLGSLTTAIASYCHIKSIGGRWLLRIEDTDHQRCLPEFSHQILLDLERLGLHWDGEVWYQSQREAIYNELLEDTLLPRVYGCQCSRKQLAGHEIYPRYCLPEASLRRHFDQKSQSLAGKKVRIELPDYSIGFLDGIQGMQWANPQRSLGDVVLRRADGTINYFLAASVDDGLQGITHVMRGLDILPLTSAQIAIMQYLTLPAVAHWYHLPLVENQYGQKLSKQNLATPIDTSSKHHCQRLIQHALLLLKQPKVEIDTPELMLKQATQQWQHTPLHNQSRLGRSS from the coding sequence ATGCCAGTATCAATACTCAATAGGCCTGCCGCTACTTTTACGAAGCCAGCTGTGGGCCGTTTTGCTCCCTCCCCCACAGGTGCGCTGCATTTGGGCTCGTTAACCACAGCCATTGCCAGCTATTGTCATATCAAATCTATCGGCGGCCGCTGGCTGCTACGTATCGAAGACACTGACCATCAGCGCTGTTTGCCTGAATTTAGCCACCAAATCTTACTCGATCTAGAGCGCCTAGGACTACACTGGGATGGCGAGGTGTGGTATCAATCTCAGCGTGAAGCCATTTATAATGAGCTGCTCGAAGACACCTTATTGCCGCGCGTTTATGGCTGCCAATGCTCACGTAAGCAGTTAGCGGGACATGAGATTTATCCCAGATACTGCTTGCCTGAGGCTTCCTTACGCCGCCATTTTGACCAAAAAAGCCAAAGCTTGGCAGGCAAAAAGGTACGCATTGAGCTGCCTGATTACAGTATTGGGTTCTTAGATGGCATTCAAGGCATGCAGTGGGCCAATCCGCAGCGAAGCTTAGGTGATGTGGTACTGCGCCGCGCTGATGGCACCATAAATTACTTTTTGGCCGCCAGTGTCGATGATGGCCTACAAGGCATTACCCATGTGATGCGTGGCCTAGATATCTTGCCGCTCACCTCAGCCCAAATTGCAATTATGCAGTACCTGACGCTACCAGCAGTCGCGCACTGGTATCACCTGCCCTTGGTGGAAAATCAGTACGGCCAAAAGCTGTCTAAACAGAATCTAGCCACCCCCATTGATACCTCAAGCAAGCACCATTGTCAGCGGTTAATCCAGCACGCACTGCTGTTGTTAAAACAGCCTAAAGTCGAGATAGATACCCCTGAGCTGATGCTCAAGCAAGCCACTCAGCAGTGGCAACACACCCCGCTACACAACCAAAGCCGCTTAGGCCGCAGCTCATAA
- the murD gene encoding UDP-N-acetylmuramoyl-L-alanine--D-glutamate ligase → MSTDPTVTPSQNQQSTDYVSHTRTPHRSHSSEKDAVSHYTPAHTDQTEPQSGGLIQKGEGLQVVIGLGQSGLATANYLARRGYKVAVTDGNSAPKLAEQLEPNISIRAFGDIDAELLLQASRIIISPGVSLATPAVAAAKQAGIAIVSDIQLFKEACKAPIVAITGSNAKSTVTTLVGQMAKDAGVNVGVGGNIGVPALSLLEDEALGEAMQLAVLELSSFQLKTVTNLGAKVATVLNMSPDHLDRHGDMLGYHQAKHRIFQGAQSVVVNRDDALSRPLIADNTPRLSVGSGAPDLGEYGLITEGDGRIYLAKGTEKLLAADQLKVKGKHNLVNALAALALGELAGLPKQSMLKTLQEFSGLPHRCQFVDNVAGVDYFNDSKGTNVGSTLAAILGLGSVYGSQSGAKTKLMLILGGQGKGQQFGELVPLINKYVSQILLIGQDAELIESHLQQANLSGDVETHQCHDLAQAMTKANSLLSSSLSQVTAVLLSPACASLDQYPSYAKRGEHFCELVVKLKD, encoded by the coding sequence ATGAGTACTGACCCAACCGTTACCCCATCCCAGAACCAACAAAGCACAGACTATGTGTCACATACCCGCACGCCTCATCGAAGCCATAGTAGCGAAAAAGATGCGGTGTCGCATTACACCCCTGCGCATACAGATCAAACTGAGCCACAAAGTGGTGGCCTGATTCAAAAAGGCGAGGGGCTACAGGTGGTAATCGGTCTGGGTCAATCAGGTTTGGCCACAGCCAACTATCTGGCCCGCCGCGGCTATAAGGTGGCGGTAACTGATGGCAATAGCGCCCCTAAGCTTGCTGAGCAGTTAGAGCCGAATATCAGCATTCGTGCATTTGGTGACATTGATGCAGAACTGTTGTTACAAGCCTCACGTATCATTATTAGCCCAGGGGTATCGCTGGCGACACCGGCTGTGGCGGCGGCTAAACAGGCTGGCATTGCCATTGTGAGTGATATTCAGCTGTTTAAAGAAGCGTGCAAGGCGCCGATTGTTGCCATTACCGGGTCTAATGCCAAAAGTACCGTCACCACTTTGGTGGGTCAAATGGCCAAAGATGCGGGCGTGAATGTGGGCGTTGGTGGCAATATTGGGGTACCGGCACTGAGCCTATTAGAAGATGAGGCGCTTGGGGAGGCCATGCAGCTTGCGGTATTAGAGTTGTCGAGCTTTCAGTTAAAGACAGTGACCAATCTTGGCGCAAAAGTGGCCACTGTGCTTAATATGTCGCCGGATCACTTAGACCGTCATGGCGATATGCTCGGCTACCATCAAGCCAAGCACCGTATCTTCCAAGGGGCACAGTCGGTCGTGGTTAACCGTGATGATGCCTTGTCTCGCCCTTTAATTGCGGATAATACGCCGCGTCTAAGTGTCGGATCTGGCGCCCCTGATTTGGGCGAATATGGTCTAATTACAGAAGGCGATGGGCGCATTTATTTGGCCAAAGGCACTGAGAAGTTATTGGCCGCAGATCAGCTCAAAGTTAAAGGCAAGCATAATCTGGTTAATGCGTTAGCCGCCTTGGCGCTTGGGGAGCTTGCCGGCTTGCCAAAACAGAGCATGTTAAAAACGTTACAAGAGTTTTCTGGACTGCCACACCGCTGTCAATTTGTGGATAATGTGGCGGGCGTGGATTATTTCAATGATTCTAAAGGCACCAATGTCGGCTCAACTTTGGCGGCCATTTTGGGTTTAGGCTCAGTGTATGGCAGTCAAAGTGGCGCTAAGACCAAGTTGATGCTGATTTTAGGCGGGCAGGGCAAAGGTCAGCAGTTTGGCGAGCTTGTGCCTTTAATTAATAAATACGTCAGCCAAATCCTACTAATAGGACAAGATGCCGAGCTAATAGAGTCGCATTTGCAGCAGGCCAATTTAAGTGGTGACGTCGAGACTCATCAGTGCCATGACTTGGCTCAGGCAATGACGAAAGCAAACAGCTTATTATCGAGCAGCCTATCACAAGTAACTGCCGTTTTATTATCGCCTGCTTGTGCCAGCTTAGATCAGTATCCTAGCTATGCTAAGCGTGGTGAGCACTTTTGTGAGCTGGTAGTTAAGCTCAAAGATTAG
- a CDS encoding P-II family nitrogen regulator: MKLITAVLKPFKLDDVREALSEIGVKGVTVTEVKGFGRQKGHTELYRGAEYVVDFLPKVKVEVAVTDEMVEPAIEAITRIASTGKIGDGKIFISPLEQVIRIRTGETGPDAI; the protein is encoded by the coding sequence ATGAAATTGATTACAGCTGTATTAAAGCCTTTTAAACTAGATGATGTGCGTGAAGCACTCTCTGAAATCGGTGTAAAAGGTGTAACCGTCACTGAAGTTAAAGGCTTCGGGCGCCAAAAGGGTCATACTGAACTGTACCGCGGTGCAGAATATGTGGTCGACTTTTTACCCAAAGTAAAAGTAGAAGTTGCGGTGACTGACGAGATGGTAGAGCCTGCCATCGAAGCGATTACTCGCATTGCAAGCACTGGCAAAATTGGTGATGGTAAGATTTTTATATCCCCACTTGAGCAAGTTATTCGTATCCGTACTGGCGAAACGGGTCCTGACGCTATCTAA
- a CDS encoding ammonium transporter, whose amino-acid sequence MENQIFELQYALDTFYFLVCGALVMWMAAGFAMLEAGLVRSKNTTEILTKNIGLFAIACTMYLICGYHIMYDGGFFLNGIAGGETLVADALADSAKNGFEGDAVYSAASDFFFQVVFVATCMSIVSGAVAERMKLWVFFAFAIVMTGFIYPMEGSWTWGGNAVPFIGELNFVDFAGSGIVHMAGAAAALAGVLLLGARKGKYGKNGEIRAIPGANLPLAALGTLILWLGWFGFNGGSVLKLGDIASANSVAMVFLNTNAAAAGGAIGALLLARLIFGKADLTMLLNGALAGLVAITAGPDTPTPLLATVFGMMAGIIVVCSILILDKMKIDDPVGAISVHGVAGFFGVMIVPLTNDSATFLGQLGGAAVIFGWVFVCSLIVWSVLKAVVGLRISEEEEYEGADIAECGQEAYPEFVN is encoded by the coding sequence ATGGAAAACCAGATTTTTGAACTACAATACGCTCTCGACACCTTTTATTTTTTAGTGTGTGGCGCCTTAGTCATGTGGATGGCGGCAGGATTTGCCATGCTAGAGGCAGGCCTAGTTCGCTCTAAAAACACCACCGAAATTTTAACCAAAAACATCGGCCTTTTTGCTATTGCTTGTACCATGTACCTCATTTGTGGCTATCATATTATGTATGATGGCGGCTTCTTCTTAAATGGTATTGCTGGCGGCGAAACGCTCGTGGCTGATGCTTTAGCAGACTCTGCAAAAAATGGTTTTGAGGGAGATGCGGTTTATTCAGCTGCCTCTGACTTCTTCTTCCAAGTGGTCTTCGTCGCTACCTGTATGTCTATCGTATCAGGCGCAGTAGCAGAACGTATGAAGCTGTGGGTATTTTTCGCCTTCGCTATTGTGATGACCGGATTTATTTATCCTATGGAGGGTAGCTGGACTTGGGGCGGCAATGCGGTACCTTTTATTGGTGAGCTAAACTTCGTCGATTTTGCAGGCTCAGGCATTGTTCATATGGCGGGTGCAGCAGCGGCCCTAGCAGGCGTGTTGTTACTTGGCGCTCGTAAAGGAAAATATGGCAAAAATGGCGAAATCCGTGCCATTCCTGGGGCAAACTTACCCCTTGCTGCCTTAGGTACCCTTATCTTATGGTTAGGTTGGTTTGGCTTTAATGGCGGCTCTGTATTGAAGCTTGGTGATATTGCCAGCGCAAACTCGGTAGCAATGGTGTTCTTAAATACCAATGCTGCTGCTGCAGGTGGCGCTATCGGTGCTCTATTACTTGCACGCTTAATCTTTGGTAAAGCTGATTTGACTATGCTCTTAAACGGTGCGTTAGCAGGTTTAGTTGCCATTACTGCAGGTCCAGATACCCCAACACCACTACTGGCCACTGTGTTCGGTATGATGGCAGGTATCATTGTGGTTTGCTCAATTCTAATCTTAGACAAAATGAAAATTGATGACCCCGTTGGTGCTATCTCAGTGCATGGCGTGGCCGGCTTCTTTGGGGTGATGATTGTGCCACTGACCAATGATAGTGCCACGTTCCTAGGTCAATTAGGCGGCGCTGCGGTTATCTTCGGTTGGGTATTTGTGTGTAGCTTGATTGTTTGGAGCGTGCTTAAAGCGGTGGTCGGTCTACGTATCTCTGAAGAAGAAGAGTATGAAGGCGCTGATATTGCTGAATGTGGTCAAGAAGCTTATCCTGAGTTTGTTAACTAG
- the dksA gene encoding RNA polymerase-binding protein DksA, whose protein sequence is MNQTATDDLTFKPYEAKADEEYMSDAQLEHFENILKTWKAQLVGDAESTKTYIQDESASLSDTNDRATQEEEFALALRTRDRERKLIRKIDKSLAEINSGDYGFCQTCGVEIGLRRLEARPTATQCIDCKTLAEIKERQNWGHS, encoded by the coding sequence ATGAATCAAACTGCTACTGACGACCTAACTTTTAAGCCTTATGAAGCTAAAGCAGATGAAGAGTACATGTCAGATGCCCAGCTTGAACATTTTGAAAATATTCTTAAGACATGGAAAGCACAGCTGGTAGGCGATGCTGAAAGTACTAAGACTTATATTCAAGATGAGTCGGCTTCATTATCAGACACCAACGACCGCGCCACTCAAGAAGAAGAGTTTGCGTTAGCGCTGCGTACTCGTGATCGCGAGCGTAAGCTTATCCGCAAAATTGACAAATCATTGGCTGAGATTAACAGCGGCGATTATGGTTTTTGCCAAACTTGTGGTGTAGAAATCGGTTTGCGCCGCTTAGAAGCACGCCCTACCGCAACACAGTGCATCGATTGCAAAACTTTGGCTGAAATCAAAGAACGTCAAAACTGGGGCCATTCATAA
- a CDS encoding SulP family inorganic anion transporter: MTVLSINTLRDEWFSNVRGDVLSGLVVALALIPEAIAFSIIAGVDPKVGLYASFCIAVVISFVGGRPGMISAATGAMALVMVTLVADHGLQYLLAATLLCGVIQFFMGVFKLGNLMRFVSRSVVIGFVNALAILIFMAQLPELNPAVDRVGLPVYIMTAAGLAIIYGFPLIPKIGKLIPSPLICIVGLTAVALYMGLDIRNVGDMGELPDTLPMFLLPDIPLTLDTLLIIAPYSIALAIVGLLESMMTATIVDDLTDTTSDKNRECRGQGIANVASGFFGGMAGCAMIGQSVINVKSGGRTRLSTFIAGVVLLIMVVFLSDWVSQIPMAALVAVMIMVSIGTFNWESLREFKTHPVSFNVVMVATVITTVFTHNLAYGVLVGVLLSALFFANKIGQFLSVLSEYDETNNTRYYYVHGQVFFSSTTQFLDSFDTKEALDQVVIDVSQAHFWDVTAVDTLDKLVIRFQREGIDVKVVGLNSASRTLIDKFSVHDRRDIGLLD, encoded by the coding sequence ATGACAGTACTTTCAATAAATACGCTACGAGACGAGTGGTTTTCAAATGTGCGGGGCGATGTGCTTTCTGGACTGGTGGTCGCCTTGGCCCTCATTCCAGAAGCCATTGCCTTTTCTATTATTGCAGGCGTAGATCCGAAAGTGGGGCTATACGCTTCCTTTTGTATCGCCGTCGTCATCAGCTTCGTCGGTGGCCGCCCCGGTATGATTTCAGCAGCCACCGGAGCAATGGCCTTGGTCATGGTGACCTTGGTGGCAGATCATGGCTTACAATACCTGCTCGCTGCCACTTTATTGTGCGGTGTCATTCAGTTTTTTATGGGGGTATTTAAGCTCGGTAACCTCATGCGCTTTGTGTCGCGCTCTGTGGTTATTGGCTTTGTTAATGCACTGGCCATTTTAATCTTTATGGCGCAGCTACCAGAGCTCAACCCTGCGGTAGATAGAGTCGGCTTACCGGTGTATATCATGACCGCAGCAGGTCTGGCCATTATCTATGGTTTTCCGCTGATTCCAAAAATCGGTAAACTTATCCCCTCACCGCTGATTTGTATTGTTGGCTTGACTGCCGTGGCGTTGTACATGGGATTAGATATCCGTAACGTCGGCGATATGGGCGAGCTGCCTGATACGCTGCCGATGTTTTTGTTGCCTGATATCCCTTTAACCCTAGATACCTTGCTGATTATCGCCCCCTACTCCATCGCTTTGGCTATTGTCGGTCTGCTTGAGTCGATGATGACCGCAACCATCGTTGATGACTTGACCGATACCACCAGTGACAAAAACCGTGAGTGCCGTGGCCAAGGTATTGCCAACGTTGCGTCAGGTTTTTTCGGTGGTATGGCTGGTTGTGCCATGATTGGTCAGTCTGTGATTAACGTAAAATCAGGCGGCCGTACCCGCTTATCGACTTTTATCGCAGGCGTTGTGCTGCTCATTATGGTGGTGTTCTTAAGCGACTGGGTGAGTCAAATCCCAATGGCAGCGCTGGTCGCCGTGATGATTATGGTATCTATTGGTACCTTTAACTGGGAGTCGCTGCGTGAGTTTAAGACCCATCCTGTCTCTTTTAACGTGGTGATGGTGGCCACCGTAATTACCACAGTATTTACGCATAACTTGGCGTATGGGGTATTGGTTGGGGTGTTGTTATCTGCGCTGTTTTTTGCCAATAAAATCGGGCAATTTTTAAGCGTATTAAGTGAATACGATGAAACCAATAACACCCGTTATTACTATGTTCACGGCCAAGTGTTCTTCAGCTCCACCACTCAATTCTTAGACAGCTTCGACACCAAAGAGGCGCTTGATCAAGTGGTGATTGATGTCAGCCAAGCGCATTTTTGGGATGTGACTGCGGTTGATACCTTAGATAAGCTGGTGATTCGTTTTCAACGCGAAGGGATTGATGTTAAAGTGGTGGGACTCAATAGTGCCAGTCGCACCCTAATTGATAAATTCTCAGTGCACGATCGCCGTGATATTGGTCTGTTAGATTAA
- a CDS encoding universal stress protein, whose amino-acid sequence MSNLRPDSVIACLDCPSHVQAVLNASLWAAKMLQAPVGLLHAAPSVHRKAAVDYSGCLVADDGNHLLNQLALEEKDSNGKLRDQGRLLLKQAESYCEQQQGRYQHHLYTLHRHASIAESLDYVDESAQLVVIGHQVTCKDTLSQLIRASRCPTLVTHETFKAPKTALFAFDNRPTCHALLDWLCSNALVRNTSLHVVMVGEENERNKDALREAYARLTQSGIQCKKALIEGRDVTAALMYYQQQHELDMLITGAFGESRLHEFLHGSNTRKLLSASRTPYLLYPRM is encoded by the coding sequence ATGAGTAATTTACGCCCTGATAGTGTGATTGCCTGCCTAGATTGTCCCAGCCACGTCCAAGCTGTGCTCAATGCCAGTCTGTGGGCGGCCAAAATGCTGCAAGCACCCGTAGGCTTGCTACATGCTGCACCCAGCGTACACCGCAAAGCAGCTGTGGATTACTCCGGCTGCCTGGTGGCAGATGATGGCAATCACTTGCTAAACCAGTTGGCTTTAGAAGAAAAAGACAGCAATGGTAAGCTACGTGATCAAGGCAGACTACTGTTAAAGCAGGCCGAAAGCTACTGCGAGCAGCAGCAAGGTCGGTATCAGCACCATTTGTATACCTTGCACCGCCACGCTTCCATTGCCGAAAGCTTAGATTATGTCGATGAAAGTGCACAATTGGTGGTCATTGGTCATCAAGTCACCTGTAAAGATACGTTGTCACAATTGATTCGTGCCAGCCGCTGCCCCACCTTAGTCACTCATGAAACCTTTAAAGCCCCCAAGACAGCTTTGTTCGCCTTCGACAATCGACCCACCTGTCATGCACTACTAGACTGGCTATGTAGCAATGCCTTGGTGCGCAATACCAGCTTGCATGTGGTTATGGTTGGTGAAGAGAATGAGCGCAATAAAGATGCGCTACGGGAAGCCTATGCCCGCCTTACCCAGTCAGGTATCCAGTGTAAAAAGGCGCTGATTGAAGGCCGTGATGTGACGGCAGCCTTGATGTATTATCAGCAGCAACATGAGCTGGATATGCTCATTACTGGCGCCTTTGGCGAGTCAAGACTGCATGAGTTTTTGCATGGCAGTAACACTCGAAAACTCTTAAGTGCCAGTCGCACCCCTTATTTACTCTACCCTCGAATGTAG
- a CDS encoding metal ABC transporter permease, translated as MLTEWLDIIAPAWIAGSLLALLSAPLGCLVLWRRMSFFADALAHGTLFGVALAALWHLPFGIGIALVSVLVVVGLLWLEDVRLPNDALLAVVSVTLLCLGLLTLTQLTQMQSNVLSYLFGNLLEVSWTDLPLLSACVGVGIVVLAVIWRPQVILATHPDLAQVAGIKATRQRLFFMGVLAGFCALALQAVGSLLISGLLILPALTARLFAHSPKQMVIIAVILAQLAVTGGVWGSVLLDIQTGLAIVLGLALAFFAAFVASRAL; from the coding sequence ATGCTAACTGAATGGCTTGATATCATTGCGCCTGCTTGGATTGCTGGCAGCTTATTGGCCTTATTATCGGCGCCTTTGGGCTGCTTGGTATTGTGGCGGCGTATGTCGTTTTTTGCTGATGCGCTCGCTCACGGTACGTTATTTGGGGTGGCACTGGCCGCCTTATGGCATCTGCCCTTTGGCATAGGGATTGCTTTGGTCAGTGTGTTGGTGGTGGTCGGCCTATTGTGGCTCGAAGATGTGCGCCTGCCCAATGATGCGCTACTGGCTGTCGTCTCGGTAACCTTATTGTGTCTGGGACTGCTCACCTTAACGCAGCTAACCCAGATGCAATCTAATGTGCTCAGTTATTTATTTGGCAACCTGCTTGAGGTAAGCTGGACTGATTTACCATTATTGTCGGCCTGTGTCGGCGTGGGTATTGTTGTTTTGGCTGTGATTTGGCGTCCGCAAGTGATTTTGGCCACCCATCCTGATTTGGCACAAGTGGCGGGTATTAAAGCCACCCGTCAGCGCTTGTTTTTTATGGGCGTGTTGGCCGGATTTTGTGCGCTGGCGCTCCAAGCGGTGGGCAGCTTATTAATTAGCGGTCTGCTTATTTTACCGGCGCTGACTGCCCGATTATTCGCCCATTCACCGAAACAAATGGTGATTATCGCCGTCATCTTGGCACAGCTTGCTGTCACCGGCGGGGTTTGGGGCAGTGTTTTACTTGATATTCAAACCGGTTTGGCCATTGTATTGGGATTAGCCTTGGCATTTTTTGCCGCTTTTGTCGCATCTCGCGCCCTCTAG
- the ftsW gene encoding putative lipid II flippase FtsW has product MAKNTANASGYTPNALSKRKRDKTGVFSWPSASSVLLASVGSLMVLSLIMVASASIPFANMHDIDQLYFFNHQLMYMTMGLVAGFMAYKVRLPWIYDMLSLASALVVVILLLLATLAFGDAINGSKRWIELGSFNFQVAELVKLVMVLFTADFVVRRGNEVRQGYGGIARMGIVVTILAALFLSQPDFGSLVIIIGTILAIFFVAGAPRSQSIFLLIGVLIGAAYAVMFQEYRMTRASSFLDPFDDIQGSDYQLARSLIAFGRGEITGVGYGESVQKLAHLPEAHTDFLLAITAEELGFVGVLTVLFLEAMVIVSAMRISYIALKNRQMRLSYTAFGFATIFIGQGIINSGMNMGLMPTKGLTLPFFSYGGSSMLVSLIMVGLLLNIYKLSPQIPSAQCRHY; this is encoded by the coding sequence ATGGCAAAAAATACTGCTAATGCATCGGGTTATACCCCCAATGCTCTCTCCAAACGTAAGCGTGACAAAACAGGCGTATTTTCATGGCCGTCAGCCAGTAGCGTGCTGCTGGCCAGTGTCGGTAGCTTGATGGTACTGAGCCTAATTATGGTGGCATCGGCCTCCATTCCTTTTGCCAATATGCACGATATTGACCAGTTGTACTTCTTTAACCACCAATTAATGTATATGACCATGGGTCTGGTGGCCGGCTTTATGGCCTATAAGGTGCGCCTGCCTTGGATTTATGACATGCTGTCGCTGGCTTCAGCGTTGGTGGTGGTCATATTATTGCTGTTGGCAACTTTAGCGTTTGGTGATGCTATTAATGGCTCAAAGCGCTGGATTGAGCTGGGCTCTTTTAATTTCCAAGTCGCTGAGCTGGTTAAGTTGGTCATGGTGTTGTTCACCGCAGACTTTGTGGTACGCCGTGGTAATGAAGTGCGTCAAGGCTATGGTGGTATTGCCCGTATGGGTATCGTGGTGACAATCTTAGCGGCGCTGTTTTTGTCACAGCCTGACTTTGGGTCTTTGGTCATCATCATTGGTACCATCTTGGCCATATTTTTTGTGGCGGGAGCGCCGCGCAGTCAGTCTATTTTCTTATTAATTGGGGTATTAATTGGGGCCGCCTATGCGGTTATGTTCCAAGAATACCGCATGACGCGAGCCAGCTCCTTCTTAGATCCCTTTGATGATATCCAAGGCTCTGACTATCAGTTGGCCCGCAGTTTGATTGCTTTTGGCCGTGGTGAAATTACTGGGGTAGGCTATGGTGAGAGTGTCCAAAAATTGGCGCATTTGCCTGAAGCCCATACTGACTTTTTATTGGCGATTACTGCCGAAGAGTTGGGCTTTGTTGGCGTATTGACGGTATTGTTTTTGGAGGCGATGGTTATTGTCAGTGCGATGCGCATCAGCTATATTGCGCTAAAAAATCGCCAGATGCGCTTAAGTTATACTGCCTTTGGCTTTGCGACCATCTTTATCGGTCAGGGCATTATTAACTCAGGCATGAACATGGGGCTGATGCCGACCAAGGGCCTGACTCTGCCTTTCTTTAGCTATGGTGGTTCCTCTATGTTGGTGAGTTTAATCATGGTTGGCTTACTACTAAACATCTATAAACTCAGTCCACAAATCCCGTCAGCGCAGTGCCGTCACTATTAA